In Mytilus edulis chromosome 4, xbMytEdul2.2, whole genome shotgun sequence, the following proteins share a genomic window:
- the LOC139521646 gene encoding putative leucine-rich repeat-containing protein DDB_G0290503, which produces MELFLTHIEDIKERMKSRGNYKIYNKQIEEQINIIKRNEADIEISGKQNESLATNNQPKTNHINRILVFKGAECIQNTDKELLSNWNRAIEWSEDEPTPSQDTSAVNMSTIHNYCTICNQTAQPETSIDCITCSQLFHYTCENIDPVRISQTEEQYSCRSCSIMDMDVLNISMRSNNSIIDTEETIPKVLLEEQDSTEDYSEIGHIVKNMPDNTSKNSPTRTQITEEETGNSNTEVLDMLEMNKTASYKQHNQMVQNSRNVQIENVDEPKNIKAKPKRQYKCKNINETTQQLEDQLAQCRARLVIMEDTNRDYRNTINLLRMQSEESTIDKSNLKTYQPNCGCSNNSQEQTINKVDMMLNNFRLEMENRDLRIKHQMEMNELRHKLQIMELQKEVRMWQRPGSHEYYPYNQNMDNTRNSNQHQMSDQHTGVQLINQQSRIPNQANPPFMTPMAPPHYGQIPTEQSRINPGHIQAPMYHNSRIQAIPVNSQNSHHYPGYRSIHVPTGNINTYMIQNAHLYRQQYRMTAQPIPQNINHHQGYSQQQTSRKEQSQRNINKRFYDQRTSMPVIAKQSHAEEIERQKQLQQLTNQADNINQIDKEPTEEARLTINLTNSAAVKNDEVKAHTEVSHQVDVTPRTGLITTASSGDAPLEAVCHQKFPSQRGANVGGPKHLKGLVQADNLEAKEDGNRKKPNHFLGSGRSNKIKGRISL; this is translated from the coding sequence ATGGAACTCTTCCTGACACACATTGAAGATATAAAAGAAAGAATGAAATCAAGAGGAAACTATAAGATTTACAACAAACAGATAGAGGAACAGATAAACATAATCAAGAGAAATGAAGCTGATATAGAAATAAGTGGAAAACAGAATGAATCACTTGCAACAAATAATCAACCTAAAACCAACCACATAAATAGAATACTTGTATTCAAAGGGGCAGAATGTATACAAAATACAGACAAAGAACTATTAAGTAACTGGAATAGAGCCATTGAATGGTCAGAAGATGAACCAACACCCAGTCAGGACACAAGTGCAGTCAACATGTCTACTATACATAACTACTGCACCATATGTAATCAGACAGCACAACCAGAAACATCCATAGATTGTATTACATGCAGTCAACTGTTTCATTATACATGTGAAAACATTGATCCTGTAAGGATAAGCCAAACTGAAGAACAATATTCATGTAGGAGTTGCTCTATTATGGACATGGACGTGTTAAATATATCAATGAGAAGCAATAACTCAATTATAGATACAGAAGAAACAATACCAAAAGTACTTCTAGAAGAACAAGACTCGACAGAGGATTATAGCGAAATAGGCCATATAGTTAAAAATATGCCAGACAATACATCTAAAAACAGTCCAACTAGAACACAGATCACGGAAGAAGAAACAGGAAATTCTAACACAGAAGTACTAGACATGCTAGAAATGAACAAAACGGCTTCATACAAACAGCATAACCAAATGGTACAGAACAGCAGGAACgtacaaatagaaaatgtagatgAGCCAAAAAACATCAAGGCAAAACCGAAAAGGCAATATAAgtgcaaaaatataaatgaaactaCTCAACAGCTTGAAGATCAATTAGCACAATGCAGAGCAAGACTAGTCATAATGGAAGATACCAATAGAGACTATAGAAATACAATCAATCTACTTAGGATGCAATCAGAAGAAAGCACTATTGACAAAAGTAACTTAAAAACCTACCAGCCAAATTGTGGCTGTAGCAACAATTCGCAGGAACAGACTATAAACAAAGTCGATATGATGCTGAACAACTTCCGACTAGAAATGGAAAATAGAGACCTAAGAATAAAACATCAAATGGAGATGAATGAATTAAGACACAAACTGCAAATAATGGAATTACAGAAAGAAGTAAGAATGTGGCAAAGACCAGGAAGTCATGAATATTATCCTTATAATCAGAATATGGACAATACTAGGAACTCAAACCAACACCAAATGAGTGATCAGCATACTGGTGTACAGCTTATAAACCAGCAATCCAGGATTCCTAACCAAGCCAATCCACCATTCATGACACCTATGGCACCTCCACACTATGGCCAAATACCAACAGAGCAGAGCAGAATAAATCCTGGCCATATTCAAGCGCCAATGTACCACAATAGCAGAATACAGGCTATACCTGTAAATAGTCAAAATAGCCACCATTACCCTGGCTATAGAAGTATACATGTACCAACTGGCAATATCAACACTTACATGATacaaaatgcacatttatacAGACAACAATATAGGATGACTGCACAACCTATACCACAAAATATAAATCACCACCAAGGATATAGTCAACAACAGACAAGCAGAAAGGAACAAAGTCAAAGAAACATCAATAAAAGATTTTATGACCAAAGAACAAGCATGCCAGTAATAGCTAAACAAAGTCATGCAGAAGAAATTGAAAGACAAAAACAATTGCAACAGCTAACAAATCAGGCTGATAATATTAACCAAATAGACAAAGAACCAACAGAAGAAGCTAGACTGACCATCAATCTGACAAATTCAGCTGCCGTAAAAAATGATGAAGTCAAAGCACATACAGAAGTAAGCCATCAAGTAGATGTTACGCCCAGAACTGGTCTTATAACAACGGCTTCTAGTGGGGACGCCCCGCTGGAAGCGGTCTGCCATCAAAAGTTCCCCTCTCAAAGGGGGGCCAATGTTGGTGGTCCTAAGCATCTAAAGGGACTAGTTCAGGCTGACAATCTAGAAGCAAAAGAAGATGGGAATAGAAAGAAACCAAATCATTTTTTAGGCAGCGGCCGATCAAACAAGATAAAAGGGAGGATATCATTATAG